Proteins encoded within one genomic window of Sphingomonas cannabina:
- the cydD gene encoding thiol reductant ABC exporter subunit CydD has protein sequence MQTIALEPNSARVRRHRLRELTGRTLAGRSTILLVLDVYAAVGFAAGLAMAVPALAEGGSAWPGVLLAIVAGVGRGACAMLAADAGADDARDLKLRLRSRMVDAILHLPPGGHRSTGELVHAAVDEVEAIDGYVARFLPARHAAALGPAIVVIATAFVSPVAAAILMSTLLPFILALTLAGGAAADESRRQFDALSRLSGLLGDRIRALPLVLAFRAEEAESRRLGAAASEVATRTLRVLRIAFLSTGALEFFAALSVALVAVYAGFNLLGLLPFPVPERLGLGEAFFVLALAPEFYAPMRRLAATYHDRQAAETAAERLAQVEIAGPPSAEMPILVDGPPSIAFSDVTIRHDGECQAAIRGFSLAIGAGEAIALVGPSGSGKSSLLHLLLGLAPLTEGMILVNGEPLPPGASLASCTAWAGQSPLILPGTIARNIALGAQGSSAGDIADAAAAAGLDGMLTRRAGGLDAVLDARGGGLSGGERRRIGLARALLKRAPILLLDEPTAHLDLVGEEELIAVIAAAARSRTTILATHSRRLAAIADRIIDLESR, from the coding sequence ATGCAGACGATCGCACTTGAGCCGAACAGCGCGCGCGTCCGCCGGCACAGGTTGCGGGAGCTCACCGGCCGGACATTGGCCGGCCGCTCGACGATCCTGCTGGTGCTGGACGTCTACGCGGCGGTCGGCTTCGCTGCCGGACTGGCGATGGCGGTCCCGGCTCTGGCTGAGGGAGGCTCAGCCTGGCCCGGCGTGCTTCTCGCCATCGTTGCCGGCGTCGGCAGGGGGGCCTGCGCGATGCTCGCGGCCGATGCCGGCGCGGACGATGCGCGTGATCTCAAGCTGCGGCTGCGCTCGCGGATGGTGGATGCGATCCTTCATCTGCCGCCTGGAGGCCATCGCAGCACGGGCGAGCTGGTTCATGCCGCCGTCGACGAGGTGGAAGCGATCGACGGCTATGTCGCGCGTTTCCTTCCTGCCCGCCACGCCGCCGCTCTGGGGCCGGCGATCGTCGTGATCGCCACCGCGTTCGTCAGTCCCGTTGCCGCGGCGATCCTGATGTCCACGCTGCTGCCCTTCATTCTAGCCCTCACGCTGGCTGGCGGCGCGGCCGCCGATGAATCGCGCCGGCAGTTCGATGCGCTGTCGCGGCTGTCGGGGCTGCTCGGCGATCGCATCCGGGCATTGCCGCTGGTGCTCGCCTTTCGGGCAGAGGAGGCGGAGAGCCGGCGGCTGGGCGCCGCCGCGAGCGAAGTCGCGACGCGCACGTTGCGGGTCCTTCGCATCGCCTTCCTGTCGACCGGCGCGCTGGAGTTCTTTGCCGCGCTGTCGGTGGCGCTGGTTGCGGTCTATGCCGGGTTCAACCTACTGGGCCTGCTGCCCTTTCCGGTTCCCGAGCGGCTCGGGCTTGGCGAGGCCTTCTTCGTCCTCGCGCTGGCGCCCGAGTTCTACGCGCCGATGCGTCGGCTCGCCGCCACCTACCATGATCGCCAGGCAGCCGAGACGGCGGCCGAGCGTCTGGCGCAGGTCGAGATCGCCGGGCCCCCAAGTGCCGAAATGCCGATCCTCGTCGACGGCCCGCCATCGATTGCCTTCAGCGACGTGACGATCCGCCACGATGGGGAGTGTCAGGCGGCGATCCGCGGATTCTCCCTGGCGATCGGTGCCGGCGAGGCGATCGCGCTGGTCGGCCCGTCAGGCAGTGGGAAGAGCAGCCTGCTCCACCTGTTGCTCGGGCTTGCACCGCTCACCGAGGGGATGATCCTGGTGAACGGCGAGCCGCTCCCGCCCGGCGCCAGCTTGGCGTCGTGCACCGCCTGGGCCGGTCAGTCGCCGCTCATCCTCCCGGGCACGATCGCCCGCAACATCGCGCTGGGGGCGCAGGGATCGAGCGCCGGCGACATCGCCGATGCCGCAGCGGCCGCGGGGCTGGACGGGATGCTGACGCGTCGCGCCGGCGGCCTCGATGCGGTGCTCGACGCCCGCGGCGGCGGACTTTCCGGCGGCGAACGGCGCCGGATCGGTCTGGCGCGCGCCCTGCTCAAGCGCGCGCCGATCCTGCTTCTGGACGAACCGACAGCCCATCTCGATCTTGTCGGCGAGGAGGAATTGATCGCGGTCATCGCCGCCGCGGCGAGGAGCCGCACCACTATCCTCGCGACGCACAGCCGCCGGCTGGCCGCGATCGCGGACAGGATCATCGATTTGGAGAGTAGGTGA
- a CDS encoding amino acid ABC transporter ATP-binding/permease protein — MTSPLDRLLARERWRERRNLRHAAALAALVCGASVVLLGLSGWFITAAALAGAAGLAAAQAFNYMLPSAAIRLLAIVRTGARYGEALAGHAASLRALARIRPVLFRAITAAPVAHALTYSAGDASARLVNDVAAVEQDMVRRSAVSGATAAAITGIGLVLMGGWAAALGTLLCLVATLMLGARLARRIEAPGREVQHANGQLKHLLGELAEAAPELRCYTLEGWASATVSEASRRLADAQVAKARASGWFTLLQASAIATAAGTALSLAAPSGAPVAALAALAAAMAIDGAAPLLRRFAERGSVRQAEDRLAAILVEGCQQQDVRLALDGEASLQFLRPASSRLVSGERIALVGNSGSGKTSLVEQLLGLRVAPPGRAKLNGIDIAYLPLETLRSAFAWLPQDAMLLAGTVRDNLLLADPDATDERLWQALHDAALDGRIAALLHGLDTWIGDNGSRLSGGERRRLALARAYLVDAPWLLLDEPTEGLDVATEASIADRLTRRLDRTGQGLVLVSHRRDLIQACANSMVAIAPERLGEAA; from the coding sequence ATGACGAGCCCGCTCGATCGACTGCTTGCCCGCGAACGGTGGCGCGAACGCAGGAATCTCCGGCATGCCGCCGCGCTTGCCGCGCTGGTGTGCGGAGCGTCGGTCGTGCTGCTGGGGCTCTCCGGCTGGTTCATCACCGCCGCTGCGCTGGCGGGCGCTGCCGGGCTCGCCGCGGCACAGGCATTCAACTACATGCTGCCGAGCGCCGCGATCCGCCTGCTCGCGATCGTCCGCACCGGCGCGCGCTATGGCGAGGCGCTGGCCGGCCATGCGGCATCGCTCCGCGCGCTCGCGAGGATCAGGCCGGTCCTGTTCCGCGCTATCACCGCCGCACCGGTTGCCCATGCCCTCACCTATTCGGCCGGCGACGCGAGCGCGCGCCTTGTCAACGACGTCGCGGCGGTGGAGCAGGACATGGTCCGCCGCTCGGCCGTATCGGGAGCCACCGCGGCGGCGATAACGGGGATTGGTCTCGTCCTGATGGGCGGATGGGCCGCGGCACTCGGCACCTTGCTATGCCTTGTCGCGACGCTGATGCTCGGCGCCCGGCTGGCGCGGCGGATCGAGGCGCCGGGGCGCGAGGTCCAGCACGCCAACGGCCAGCTGAAGCACCTGCTCGGCGAGCTGGCGGAGGCCGCACCGGAATTGCGCTGCTATACCCTGGAAGGCTGGGCGAGCGCGACCGTCTCCGAAGCGAGCCGGAGGCTCGCGGACGCGCAGGTCGCCAAGGCGCGCGCCTCCGGCTGGTTCACCTTGCTGCAGGCGAGCGCGATCGCGACTGCCGCCGGCACGGCGCTGTCGCTTGCCGCACCCTCCGGCGCGCCGGTGGCGGCACTCGCCGCGCTGGCCGCGGCGATGGCGATCGACGGCGCCGCGCCGCTGCTGCGCCGTTTCGCGGAACGCGGATCGGTGCGTCAGGCCGAAGATCGCCTGGCCGCGATATTGGTCGAAGGATGCCAGCAACAGGATGTCCGCCTCGCCCTCGACGGCGAAGCTTCGCTGCAATTCCTCCGCCCGGCGTCCTCACGGTTGGTTTCGGGCGAGCGGATCGCCCTCGTCGGAAATTCCGGCAGCGGAAAGACCAGTCTGGTCGAGCAGCTCCTGGGGCTCCGTGTCGCTCCTCCGGGGCGGGCGAAGCTGAATGGCATCGACATCGCCTATCTTCCGCTCGAGACGCTGCGCAGTGCCTTCGCCTGGTTGCCGCAGGACGCGATGCTGCTTGCCGGAACCGTTCGCGACAATCTGCTGCTGGCCGATCCCGATGCGACCGACGAGCGGCTCTGGCAGGCGCTTCACGATGCTGCGCTCGACGGCCGAATCGCGGCGTTGCTGCACGGGCTGGATACCTGGATCGGAGACAACGGCAGCCGGCTCTCCGGCGGTGAGCGCCGGAGGCTCGCGCTGGCACGCGCCTATCTCGTGGACGCGCCCTGGCTGCTGCTCGATGAGCCGACCGAGGGGCTGGACGTCGCAACCGAAGCCTCCATCGCCGATCGTTTGACACGACGGCTTGACCGGACCGGCCAAGGATTGGTGCTGGTCAGCCACCGGCGTGACCTCATCCAGGCTTGCGCCAACAGCATGGTCGCCATCGCGCCGGAGCGGCTCGGCGAAGCCGCTTGA
- a CDS encoding universal stress protein: MIKDILAVVEDPEKAAPVVNAAIAFAEQHGAHLEIAVLTPGPVISPALVPLGGLYVPDPVLERDAKADVAAVERLAARATCPVSVFSLRDDVAWLAGDVRHMGEIADLIMIGTAATWELHWLRRRVLETLILSTGTPILILPPERRLMQVRHAVLGWKPSAEATRALHDLAAMVSPGALVDVVTIGATSQQDGERAGTEVVRHLIRHGLAPELHDLHEPDRSEAATLQAFTAQVSADLLAIGGFAHSRMREAVLGGVTRDVIDASYVPVLLSH; encoded by the coding sequence ATGATCAAGGATATCCTCGCCGTCGTCGAAGATCCGGAAAAGGCCGCTCCGGTCGTCAATGCCGCGATCGCGTTCGCGGAGCAGCATGGTGCGCATCTGGAGATCGCCGTGCTGACGCCCGGGCCGGTGATCAGTCCGGCGCTGGTTCCCCTGGGAGGTCTCTACGTCCCTGATCCCGTGCTGGAGCGAGACGCGAAAGCCGATGTCGCCGCAGTCGAGAGACTTGCCGCGCGCGCCACATGCCCGGTCTCCGTCTTCAGCCTTCGCGACGACGTCGCCTGGCTCGCCGGCGATGTCCGCCACATGGGGGAGATCGCCGACCTGATCATGATCGGCACCGCCGCCACCTGGGAGCTGCACTGGCTCCGCCGGCGGGTACTCGAAACGTTGATCCTCTCAACCGGCACGCCGATCCTGATCCTGCCGCCGGAGCGAAGGCTGATGCAGGTCCGTCATGCGGTGCTTGGCTGGAAGCCCTCGGCAGAAGCCACGCGAGCACTGCACGACCTTGCGGCGATGGTCTCGCCTGGCGCGCTGGTCGATGTCGTCACGATCGGCGCGACGTCGCAACAAGACGGCGAGCGCGCCGGCACCGAGGTGGTCCGTCATCTGATCCGTCACGGACTCGCGCCGGAACTCCACGATCTGCACGAACCGGACCGCTCCGAGGCTGCCACCCTCCAGGCGTTCACGGCTCAGGTGAGCGCCGATCTGCTCGCGATCGGCGGCTTCGCCCATTCGCGGATGCGCGAAGCGGTGCTGGGCGGCGTCACGCGCGACGTGATCGACGCCTCCTACGTACCCGTCCTGCTCTCCCACTGA
- a CDS encoding NAD(P)-dependent alcohol dehydrogenase, which translates to MADTMRATIFIEPGRIVLGEKLIPEVGPLDALVRITTTTICGTDIHILKGEYPVASGLTIGHEPVGVIEKLGSAVRGYHEGQRVIAGAITPSGWSNASLCGCGSQDGQDGPHGFKAMGGWRFGNTIDGAQADYLLVPDAMANLAPIPDGLSDEQVLMCPDIMSTGFGGAEAGRIRIGDTVAVFAQGPIGLCATAGARLMGAAEIIAVESVPARAAISRRLGADHVVDFTKEDPVGAIHRITKGRGVDVAIEALGRQQTFEWALRALRPGGTLSSLGVYSEDLRIPLDAFAAGLGDHRIVTTLCPGGKERMRRLMAMVESGRVDTAALVTHRFGLDEIETAYDLFGHQRDGVLKVAITP; encoded by the coding sequence ATGGCCGATACAATGCGCGCGACGATCTTCATCGAGCCCGGCAGGATCGTGCTGGGCGAGAAGCTCATCCCCGAGGTCGGGCCGCTCGATGCGCTGGTCCGCATCACCACCACCACGATCTGCGGCACCGACATCCATATCCTCAAGGGCGAGTATCCGGTCGCCTCGGGGCTCACCATCGGCCATGAGCCGGTCGGCGTGATCGAGAAGCTCGGCTCGGCGGTGCGCGGCTACCACGAAGGCCAGCGCGTCATCGCCGGCGCGATCACGCCGTCGGGCTGGTCGAACGCCTCGCTGTGCGGCTGCGGCTCGCAGGATGGCCAGGACGGACCGCACGGGTTCAAGGCCATGGGCGGCTGGCGCTTCGGCAATACTATCGACGGCGCCCAGGCCGACTATCTGCTCGTGCCAGACGCGATGGCGAACCTGGCACCGATCCCCGACGGCCTCAGCGACGAGCAGGTGCTGATGTGCCCCGACATCATGTCGACGGGGTTCGGCGGCGCCGAGGCCGGCCGCATCCGCATCGGCGACACCGTCGCGGTGTTCGCGCAGGGACCGATCGGCCTGTGCGCCACCGCAGGCGCACGGCTGATGGGCGCCGCCGAGATCATCGCCGTCGAATCGGTGCCGGCGCGCGCTGCCATCTCGCGGCGGCTGGGCGCCGATCATGTGGTGGACTTCACCAAGGAGGATCCGGTGGGCGCCATCCATCGGATCACCAAGGGCCGCGGCGTCGACGTCGCGATCGAGGCGCTCGGCCGTCAGCAGACCTTCGAATGGGCGCTGCGCGCGCTCCGCCCGGGCGGCACGCTGTCGTCGCTCGGCGTCTATTCTGAGGATCTACGCATCCCGCTCGACGCCTTCGCCGCCGGGCTTGGCGACCACCGGATCGTCACCACGCTCTGCCCTGGCGGCAAGGAACGGATGCGCCGGCTGATGGCGATGGTCGAGAGCGGCCGGGTCGATACCGCGGCGCTGGTGACACATCGCTTCGGACTCGACGAGATCGAAACCGCCTACGACCTGTTCGGCCACCAGCGCGACGGCGTGCTGAAGGTCGCGATCACGCCGTGA
- a CDS encoding MgtC/SapB family protein, whose translation MSTPVETSPALLATPAWDVLLPLGYALAIGLLIGLERGWSDRDDPSGTRVAGIRTFAVLGVLGGIAALLPAAAMAVLIGACGAVLAIGYVRQSGVETGRSATSALAGLSVLGLGALAVSGRPVEALACAAALMLLLSMRQNLHHLLKDMSGEELRAAARFAILALVLLPLAPDRPLGPYGAWNPHQLLLVIVLVCGLSFVGYVVARRAEATRGMLLTAACGAIVSSTAVTATFARRLTGANGADRALNAGIALASAISIARVLLLVALLAPHALGRLAIVFVPPFLLLLAATAWRTRGASDDQPTAVALDNPLELAGAIGLALLVALTALASRWALDHYGHMGSAVVLGLTGLADVDAAVIVFAGLPIGPASANLASALALPVALNMAVKAGITLAFARGRGGAAAAAPLALATGLIGLAFVLA comes from the coding sequence ATGAGCACACCGGTGGAGACCTCCCCGGCGCTCCTGGCCACGCCGGCGTGGGACGTCCTGCTGCCGCTCGGCTATGCGCTGGCGATCGGCCTGCTGATCGGCCTCGAGCGCGGCTGGAGCGACCGCGACGACCCGAGCGGCACCCGCGTCGCCGGAATCCGAACCTTCGCGGTGCTGGGTGTGCTGGGCGGCATCGCCGCCTTGCTGCCGGCGGCAGCGATGGCCGTGCTGATCGGCGCATGCGGCGCCGTCCTTGCCATCGGCTATGTCCGCCAGAGCGGCGTCGAGACCGGCCGAAGCGCGACCAGCGCGCTCGCCGGGCTGAGCGTGCTCGGGCTCGGCGCCTTGGCCGTAAGCGGCCGCCCGGTCGAGGCGCTCGCCTGCGCGGCCGCGCTGATGCTGCTGCTGTCGATGCGGCAGAACCTGCATCACCTGCTCAAGGATATGAGCGGCGAAGAGCTGCGCGCCGCCGCCCGCTTCGCCATCCTCGCGCTCGTCCTGCTGCCGCTGGCGCCGGACCGGCCCCTCGGTCCCTACGGCGCCTGGAACCCTCATCAGCTGCTGCTGGTCATCGTGCTGGTCTGCGGCCTGTCGTTCGTCGGCTATGTCGTGGCGCGCCGCGCCGAGGCGACTCGCGGCATGCTCCTGACCGCCGCGTGCGGCGCGATCGTGTCCTCGACCGCGGTGACCGCGACCTTCGCGCGCCGCCTGACCGGCGCCAACGGCGCCGACCGGGCGCTCAATGCCGGCATCGCGCTCGCCTCCGCGATCAGCATCGCCCGCGTGCTGCTGCTGGTCGCTCTCCTCGCGCCGCATGCCCTCGGGCGGTTGGCGATCGTCTTCGTGCCGCCCTTCCTGCTGCTCCTTGCCGCGACGGCGTGGCGGACGCGGGGGGCGTCCGACGACCAGCCGACGGCGGTTGCGCTCGACAACCCGCTCGAGCTCGCCGGCGCGATCGGCCTAGCCCTGCTCGTCGCGCTCACCGCGCTCGCGAGCCGCTGGGCGCTCGACCATTATGGTCATATGGGCAGCGCCGTCGTGCTCGGGCTGACCGGCCTCGCCGATGTCGATGCCGCGGTGATCGTCTTCGCGGGCCTGCCGATCGGACCCGCCTCCGCAAATCTCGCCAGCGCGCTGGCGCTGCCGGTCGCGCTCAACATGGCGGTGAAGGCGGGGATCACGCTTGCGTTCGCGCGCGGCCGCGGCGGCGCCGCAGCGGCGGCGCCCCTGGCCCTGGCCACGGGACTGATCGGGCTGGCGTTCGTGCTCGCCTAG
- a CDS encoding cation-translocating P-type ATPase, with product MSAAAVLDRARPTAAPPAGSTALCLGLSRAEAEHRLACEGPNELPRQGRRTVLSILLGVLREPMLFLLVAGGLVYLALGDHQEAVMLIAFAGFSVAVTVVQEARSERALEALRDLASPRALVVRDGERQRIPGREVVRGDLVVLAEGDRIPADGWIIESDGLAADESLLTGESLAVAKGEVATLSGKRPPRPGGDGLAYAFSSTLIVRGSGLCLVNATGPRTEVGRIGQSLSAIETGAPRLHREIHLLVLAFGVGAVAVCTLTVLLFGLLRGGWLDAALAGIALAMSMLPEEFPVVLAVFMAMGAMRMSRVRVLARRAAAIETLGSATVLCTDKTGTLTENRMRVAELALPDGRTFASDGAAAAPPRDFWTIAELGVLASEPEPFDPMEAAFHALDRAHRDADLPRRRGDSWTRRHHYPLDPALLAVSHVWSTGSADDVIAAKGAPEAVAELCRLGGSERARMHEAAGAMATRGLRVLAVAEARWRGAELPPSQRGFDFAYRGLVGLHDPLRASVPDAVRQCRNAGIRVVMITGDYPDTARAIADQAGIGAGEVVTGAAVAAMDDAELARRIGGIGIFARVMPEQKLRIVEALKAAGEVVGMTGDGVNDAPSLKAADIGIAMGGRGTDVAREAASIVLLDDDFGSIATAVRVGRRIYDNLRKAMGFIVAVHIPIAGLALLPLLAGFPILLAPVHIAVLEMIIDPVCSLAFEAETEETDVMRRPPRPPSARLLSLDLLGWSLVQGLVALTAVVGLLLWDHGHGVDEETLRAATFIALVAAVLALVLVNRSFSASLVTALRRPSLALVVVAALVVSVLALAQLVPGVGQLFGFAPLTMREALVAVGVGVAVLVLLELMKLVRGAPSPRGAGTTAA from the coding sequence ATGAGCGCCGCAGCCGTCCTCGATCGGGCGCGGCCTACCGCGGCACCGCCCGCAGGCTCCACCGCCCTGTGCCTCGGCCTCAGTCGCGCCGAGGCCGAGCACCGGCTCGCCTGCGAGGGACCGAACGAGCTCCCGCGCCAGGGCCGGCGCACGGTCCTGTCGATCCTGCTCGGCGTGCTGCGCGAGCCGATGCTGTTCCTGCTCGTCGCCGGCGGCCTCGTCTATCTGGCGTTGGGCGACCATCAGGAGGCCGTGATGCTGATCGCGTTCGCTGGCTTCTCGGTGGCCGTGACGGTCGTCCAGGAGGCCCGCAGCGAACGCGCGCTGGAGGCGCTGCGCGATCTCGCCAGCCCGCGCGCGCTCGTCGTCCGCGACGGCGAGCGGCAGCGCATTCCCGGCCGCGAGGTGGTGCGCGGCGATCTCGTCGTGCTCGCCGAGGGCGACCGCATTCCGGCCGACGGCTGGATCATCGAGAGCGACGGGCTCGCCGCCGACGAATCACTGCTGACTGGCGAATCCCTGGCCGTGGCCAAGGGCGAGGTAGCCACCCTCTCGGGCAAGCGTCCGCCGCGTCCAGGCGGCGATGGCCTCGCCTATGCCTTCTCGAGCACGCTCATCGTGCGCGGCAGCGGCCTATGCCTCGTCAACGCGACCGGCCCCCGGACCGAGGTCGGGCGCATCGGCCAGTCGCTATCGGCGATCGAGACCGGCGCGCCACGCCTCCATCGCGAGATCCACCTGCTGGTGCTCGCTTTCGGCGTCGGCGCGGTCGCGGTCTGCACGCTCACCGTGCTGCTGTTCGGGCTGCTACGCGGCGGATGGCTCGACGCCGCACTCGCCGGCATCGCGCTCGCCATGTCGATGCTGCCGGAGGAGTTCCCGGTCGTGCTCGCCGTATTCATGGCGATGGGCGCGATGCGCATGTCGCGCGTGCGCGTGCTCGCCCGCCGCGCCGCCGCGATCGAGACGTTGGGCTCGGCGACCGTGCTGTGCACCGACAAGACCGGCACGCTCACCGAGAATCGCATGCGCGTGGCCGAGCTCGCCTTGCCCGACGGCCGCACCTTCGCGTCGGACGGGGCAGCGGCAGCGCCGCCCCGCGACTTCTGGACCATCGCCGAGCTCGGCGTGCTCGCGAGCGAACCCGAGCCGTTCGACCCGATGGAAGCCGCGTTCCACGCACTCGACCGCGCCCATCGCGACGCCGACCTGCCGCGCCGTCGCGGTGACAGCTGGACCCGCCGGCACCACTATCCGCTCGATCCGGCGCTGCTCGCGGTCTCGCACGTCTGGAGCACCGGCAGCGCCGACGATGTGATCGCCGCCAAGGGCGCGCCCGAGGCCGTCGCCGAGCTTTGCCGCCTCGGCGGAAGCGAACGGGCCCGGATGCACGAAGCGGCCGGCGCAATGGCGACCAGGGGACTGCGCGTGCTGGCGGTGGCCGAGGCGCGCTGGCGCGGGGCGGAGCTGCCGCCGTCGCAGCGCGGCTTCGACTTCGCCTATCGCGGCCTCGTCGGACTTCACGATCCGCTGCGCGCCTCCGTTCCCGATGCGGTCCGCCAGTGCCGCAACGCCGGCATCCGCGTGGTGATGATCACCGGCGACTATCCCGATACCGCGCGCGCCATCGCGGACCAGGCGGGCATTGGCGCGGGCGAGGTGGTGACCGGCGCGGCGGTCGCGGCGATGGACGACGCCGAGCTTGCCCGCCGCATCGGCGGTATCGGCATCTTCGCACGCGTCATGCCCGAGCAGAAGCTGCGCATCGTCGAGGCGCTGAAGGCGGCCGGCGAGGTCGTCGGCATGACCGGCGACGGCGTCAACGACGCGCCCTCACTCAAGGCCGCCGACATCGGCATTGCCATGGGCGGGCGCGGCACCGACGTCGCACGCGAAGCCGCCTCGATCGTGCTGCTCGACGACGACTTCGGCTCGATCGCGACCGCTGTTCGCGTCGGCCGGCGCATCTACGACAATCTGCGCAAGGCGATGGGGTTCATCGTCGCGGTCCATATCCCGATCGCGGGGCTGGCATTGCTGCCGTTGCTCGCCGGTTTCCCGATCCTGCTCGCGCCCGTCCATATCGCCGTGCTCGAGATGATCATCGACCCGGTCTGCTCGCTCGCATTCGAGGCCGAGACCGAGGAGACCGACGTCATGCGCCGGCCGCCGCGGCCGCCGTCCGCCCGGTTGCTGTCGCTCGACCTTCTCGGCTGGTCGCTCGTCCAGGGCCTGGTGGCACTCACGGCGGTGGTCGGCCTGCTGCTCTGGGACCATGGCCATGGGGTTGACGAGGAGACGCTGCGCGCCGCCACCTTCATCGCACTGGTTGCCGCCGTCCTTGCGCTCGTGCTGGTCAACCGGTCCTTCTCGGCGTCGCTCGTGACCGCCCTCCGTCGGCCCAGCCTCGCCCTGGTGGTGGTCGCCGCGCTGGTCGTCTCGGTGCTGGCGCTCGCGCAGCTCGTGCCGGGCGTCGGCCAGCTGTTCGGCTTTGCGCCGCTCACGATGCGCGAAGCGCTCGTCGCTGTCGGAGTAGGTGTCGCCGTTCTGGTCCTGCTTGAGCTTATGAAGCTGGTCCGCGGCGCGCCGAGCCCGCGCGGTGCCGGCACGACCGCCGCATGA
- a CDS encoding universal stress protein, whose amino-acid sequence MAMYRSILVPVDLDQPNSWAKALSTAVALCRCFGASLTLAAVVPDTQLTLDAQWSAIACREIIATAEARLAALAASVTGAGEVAHRVEAGAVAGTIVAIAERAGTDLIVLASHRPAMTDVLLGSTAARVVRHARCSVMVVRA is encoded by the coding sequence ATGGCCATGTATCGCAGCATTCTCGTTCCGGTCGACCTTGACCAGCCGAACTCCTGGGCCAAGGCGCTGTCCACTGCCGTAGCGCTATGCCGCTGCTTCGGCGCCAGCCTCACCCTCGCGGCCGTCGTCCCCGACACGCAGTTGACCCTCGATGCGCAATGGTCGGCGATCGCCTGCCGCGAGATCATCGCCACCGCCGAAGCGCGGCTCGCCGCCCTCGCGGCCTCGGTGACCGGCGCCGGGGAGGTCGCGCATCGCGTCGAGGCCGGCGCCGTCGCCGGCACGATCGTGGCGATCGCCGAGCGCGCCGGCACCGACCTGATCGTGCTGGCTTCGCATCGCCCGGCGATGACGGACGTCCTCCTCGGCAGCACCGCCGCGCGCGTGGTCCGCCATGCCCGCTGCTCGGTCATGGTGGTCCGCGCATGA
- a CDS encoding VIT1/CCC1 transporter family protein — MTRLKAHVERHTIARVGWLRAAVLGANDGIVSTGSLIVGVAASDADKGGVLLAGVAALVAGAMSMAAGEYVSVSSQADNERANLAKERRELAEQPEFEHEELAAIYVARGLDRALAHQVADQLMAKDALAAHAQDELGISDISTARPLQAAFTSATTFSAGAAAPLLAVALAPHALVIPVVVGASLVCLAVLGALGAKAGDAPPLRSVLRVTFWGALAMAITAAVGHLAGAAV; from the coding sequence ATGACCAGGCTCAAGGCCCATGTCGAACGGCATACGATCGCGCGGGTCGGCTGGCTGCGCGCCGCCGTGCTCGGCGCCAACGACGGGATCGTCTCGACGGGCAGCCTGATCGTCGGTGTCGCGGCATCGGACGCCGACAAGGGCGGCGTGCTGCTGGCCGGCGTCGCGGCGCTGGTCGCCGGGGCGATGTCGATGGCCGCCGGCGAATATGTCTCGGTCAGCTCTCAAGCGGACAACGAGCGCGCCAATCTCGCCAAGGAGCGGCGCGAGTTGGCCGAGCAGCCCGAGTTCGAACATGAGGAGCTTGCGGCGATCTATGTGGCGCGCGGCCTGGACCGTGCGCTGGCGCACCAGGTCGCCGACCAGCTGATGGCCAAGGATGCACTCGCCGCGCATGCGCAGGACGAGCTCGGCATTTCCGACATATCGACCGCCCGCCCGCTCCAGGCCGCCTTCACCTCGGCAACGACCTTCAGCGCGGGCGCAGCCGCGCCGCTGCTCGCCGTCGCGCTCGCGCCGCATGCGCTGGTGATCCCGGTGGTGGTCGGCGCATCGCTCGTCTGCCTGGCGGTGCTGGGCGCGCTCGGCGCCAAGGCCGGCGACGCGCCGCCGCTTCGCTCGGTGCTGCGGGTGACGTTCTGGGGGGCGCTCGCGATGGCGATCACCGCGGCGGTCGGACATTTGGCAGGCGCCGCGGTCTAG
- a CDS encoding group III truncated hemoglobin: MPASITEDDIHRLVPAFYDRIRKDAMLGPIFNGAIEDWPHHIDKLQAFWSSVMLTSGRYKGQPMTAHVRHEQHMTSENFARWLGLWRQTAAELLTAEAAAAFQDKADRIAESLQLGMQFYRDRRAACRAADRA; encoded by the coding sequence ATGCCCGCATCCATCACCGAAGACGATATCCATCGGCTTGTTCCGGCATTCTACGACCGCATCCGCAAGGATGCGATGCTCGGACCGATCTTCAACGGCGCGATCGAGGATTGGCCGCACCACATCGATAAGCTGCAGGCGTTCTGGTCCTCGGTCATGCTCACCAGCGGCCGCTACAAGGGCCAGCCGATGACCGCCCACGTCCGACACGAGCAGCATATGACGTCCGAGAATTTCGCGCGTTGGCTGGGACTCTGGCGCCAGACTGCCGCCGAACTGCTGACAGCCGAGGCCGCCGCCGCATTCCAGGACAAAGCCGATCGCATCGCCGAAAGCCTTCAGCTCGGCATGCAATTCTACCGCGACCGGCGTGCTGCATGCCGCGCAGCGGATCGCGCCTAG